A single Mytilus trossulus isolate FHL-02 chromosome 12, PNRI_Mtr1.1.1.hap1, whole genome shotgun sequence DNA region contains:
- the LOC134692809 gene encoding endoglucanase E-4-like, giving the protein MTAMLLLLLVLPVLTHADMTTTMTSVNDWGGRMQGHFRFQITEELNGWECVITFSSPIIKITQWMGDEIEHSTDNTVHILVNRRHTGVKKIGDTLDITVQLEYSGTKPTGTAVLKNLGVDTFTVPPLPNSDGTKYNYDEVLEKSILFYAAQRSGKLPADNPIPWRNDSAVLDKGQNGEDLTGGWYDAGDNVKFGFPMSATVTILAWGLLEFKDAYFASEELGEMYDCIRWPLEWMLKCHTGKDELYVQVGDGGKDHAFWGRPEDMKMDRPAFKITATNPGSDVAAEYAAAMAVGSMVFKEKDPAFSAKLLTHAKQLYEFAKTYKGVYSTSVPEAAAYYRSVMYEDELSWGGAWLYRATNDSQYLDDAEKNYQTGAAWGQSWDDKNTGNMILLYNITKKDIYKQDLEQTFKNWMPGGTGGDALPYTPKGLAFRLQWGSLRYASNMAFMALLAAEVGMHPTEYRKWAKSQIGYALGDTGRSFVVGFGVNPPSRPHHRGSSCPMIPGPCSDLNKQADAPNPHTLFGALVGGPGQNDQYRDDRNNYINNEVACDYNAGFQSAVAGLKSLHLRHILDR; this is encoded by the exons ATGACCGCCATGTTGCTACTATTGCTGGTACTTCCGGTTTTGACACATGCAGACATGACAACAACCATGACTAGTGTAAATGACTGGGGTGGCAGGATGCAAGGTCATTTCCGGTTTCAAATAACAGAGGAACTAAATGGATGGGAATGCGTCATAACGTTCTCCAGTCCAATTATAAAGATaact CAATGGATGGGTGACGAGATTGAACATTCGACTGATAACACTGTTCATATACTGGTTAATCGAAGACATACGGGTGTGAAGAAGATAGGAGACACGCTGGATATAACCGTCCAGTTGGAATATAGTGGAACAAAACCAACCGGAACAGCAGTCCTGAAAAATCTAGGAGTGGATACATTCACTGTTCCGCCATTACCGAATA GTGACGGTACAAAGTACAATTATGATGAAGTCCTCGAAAAGTCCATATTATTTTACGCGGCACAAAGATCTGGTAAACTTCCGGCAGATAATCCTATACCATGGCGCAATGATTCTGCTGTGCTTGATAAAGGACAAAATGGCGAAGATTTAACTGGTGGTTGGTACGATG CTGGAGACAATGTAAAATTTGGGTTCCCAATGTCTGCTACTGTCACAATACTTGCATGGGGACTACTGGAGTTCAAGGACGCCTATTTCGCTAGTGAGGAGTTAGGGGAGATGTACGACTGTATAAGGTGGCCATTAGAATGGATGCTCAAATGTCACACGGGGAAAGACGAATTGTATGTACAG GTAGGTGATGGTGGAAAAGATCATGCATTTTGGGGAAGACCGGAAGACATGAAAATGGATAGACCAGCATTCAAAATAACTGCCACTAATCCCGGAAGTGACGTAGCTGCTGAGTATGCCGCTGCAATGGCTGTGGGATCTATGGTGTTTAAAGAAAAGG ACCCAGCATTTTCAGCTAAGCTATTGACTCATGCCAAACAGTTATACGAGTTTGCAAAGACCTATAAAGGTGTTTACAGTACCAGTGTTCCAGAGGCAGCCGCTTATTACAG ATCTGTTATGTATGAAGATGAACTATCATGGGGAGGAGCCTGGTTATACAGGGCAACCAATGATTCACAATACCTGGACGATGCAGAGAAGAATTACCAGACAGGAGCGGCTTGGGGACAATCGTGGGATGATAAAAATACTGGAAATATG attttactGTATAACATAACAAAGAAAGACATCTACAAACAGGACCTAGAGCAGACATTCAAGAACTGGATGCCGGGTGGTACCGGTGGTGATGCATTACCTTACACTCCAAAAGGACTGGCTTTCAGACTACAGTGGGGATCCCTTAGATATGCAT CAAATATGGCATTTATGGCGTTACTTGCTGCTGAAGTTGGTATGCATCCTACGGAATACCGGAAATGGGCTAAAAGTCAGATCGGATACGCTCTCGGAGACACAGGAAGAAGTTTTGTAGTTGGCTTTGGTGTTAACCCTCCATCAAGGCCTCATCACAGAGGAAG CTCATGTCCAATGATTCCCGGGCCATGTTCTGACCTAAACAAGCAAGCAGATGCCCCGAATCCTCACACATTATTTGGTGCCTTGGTTGGTGGTCCTGGACAAAATGACCAATACAGAGATGATAGAAACAATTACATAAATAACGAAGTGGCGTGTGACTATAATGCTGGATTCCAAAGTGCAGTAGCAG GTTTGAAGTCACTGCATCTTCGTCATATTTTGGACAGGTAG